One Paenibacillus sp. SYP-B4298 genomic window, AAAATTTGTAGGATTCAAATGAAATCTTCGACGGAAAAATCGAATAGCTCATCGCGCCGGCTTCCACCGGATCGCCGAATGAGGAGATGACCATAAAGTAAATCGGGAATATCGTTGCGATCGCAAACACGATCAGACACGTAATGATAATACCATTACGGCCGAACAGATACCCTCTGCTTCTCAAGCTATTGTTATACAAGCCCACCGTATCCTGCCCCCTTCCTAGTATTCTACATCGTTGCCCAAAAACTTAAATTGGAGGAATGAAATACATGCGATAATAGTCGCCAAAATGAGCGATTGCGCTGCCGCCTGACCAAATTCAAAATAGGTAAACGCATTGTTGAAGATCAACAAGCCTACCATCGTTGTCGCATGATCCGGCCCACCGCCCGTCATCAGATACGCGTTCTGGAATACCTGGAAGGAACCGATGATGCCTGTCACAAGCAGGAATAGGGTGGTTGGCTTCAAGAATGGAACGACGATGTACCACAGCTTCTGCAGGAAGGTCGCACCGTCAATTTCAGCAGCCTCATAATAGCTGTTATCAATCCCGAGCAATGCAGCCAGATAGATAATAATGGCCGTACCGTGGCTGGATAGCCAGGACATGAGCACGAGCGAGAACATGGCAGTCGCACTGGAGCCTAGCCAGTTCTGATTGGAAATGCCAAAGAAGCCTACGACCTGGTTGGCAATGCCTGATTTGAGCGGATCGAAGATCCACAGCCATACGACAGCAAGCGCTACGCCCGATGCCACAGCCGGCAAGTAGTAGATCGCTTTAAAGATCGTCTGCGTCCGCTTCTTGAATGGAATAATCAAGATCGCGATGACGAAGGATAGCAAGATGTTAACGGGAACGCTCAATATCGTGTAGACGAGCGTATTTTTCAGCGCTTTCCAGAACAGATCATCCGTGAAGGAGTTCGTGAAGTTCTCCAGTCCGATAAATGTGGAGCCTAATGGACGATATTCCTGCAAGCTGATGATAAACGCATTGATGACCGGATAGGCAGTGAATAACGAAAACGCAATGAGTGCTATTGCGATGAACGCATATCCCCAACCTGAGTCACTTTCAAGTTTTAGCCTTTTTCTTTTCGCCACATGCTGGCTCATTGGGTCGCACCTCTCTTCTTCAAGCAGTAACTTGCACTAAGGCGGGCCAGACTAGAAGGAAAGCTGTACGTACTGGCTACGCACAGCTTTCACTTGTCAGTCTATAACCGCCTAGGGTGTATCTTCTAACTACGCCCTAGTCAACGACAATGCCATCCTCGCCAAAGGACTTGATTGCAGCGGCCTTCACTGCATCATACATTTGTTGTGGCGTAATTTCATTAGCAAGCAGCGCTTGCAGCTTCGGCACGATGACTTCGGTCTCGATCTTCAGGGCAGCAGCCGCCAGATCGGTCGGAATGTCGGTACGAGCCGGCACAGCCTTGGACATCATGAGCTGATCCGCTTTAATATTGTCTTCATTGCGCGGGTATTGCTCCAGCACGGCCGAGTTACGAGCGGATTCTGTAATTGGCGTCAAGAACAGCTCATTGCTATAGTTGGCCGCAATCGAACCGGAAGACAGGAAATGGATCGCCAGACCGATATTTTTAATATGCTCTTCAGACGGAGCCTTCTTGCCGCGCAGCGCGATATACCCATCCACTACGGAGGTCGGAATGTAATCAGCGCCATTGAAGCTAGGAACCGGAAGCGCGATATACTCGGTTTCGATAGAATCTGCTACGGCAGAGCCGTCATTGGCCTTCAGCTTCTCATTGTTCAGACGCGCCGAGTTCTCGAAGGTTGCCAGCCCTTTGCCTGTAATCATCGTCTGACCTGTCAGGAACATGTTCCAGCGCTTGCCTGCGTCGATCGAGCTGAGCTCCTTCGGCATCGAGCCGTCATCGATCATTTGACGGATCGCTTCCAGCAGACCCAGGAAGTTTTTGCTCGTATAAGAGAACTTCAGGTTCGTGTCAAAATAGTCTGGCAGGCCGGCAGATTTGGCCATAATACCAAGATAGTCCTTCGATGTCACGCCAGAGGTTGCGAAGACGAAGCCATAACGAGTCGTTTCGCCTTTATCGTTCTTCACCACACCTTTTTGGATGGCCTCGCGGAATTGATCATAGGTCCAACCATTTTGCTGTACGTTCTTCCAGTCAACCCCTGCTTCCTCCAGGAACTGCTTGTTGCCGCCGATCGAGTGAATCGCCAGGTAAGCCGGCAGCCCATATTGAGCATCGCCCAATTGGAAGTATTTCATGGCAACCTCATCATAATCAGCTTTCACATCGTCTGCAAGCACCTTATTCAGATCCAGCAGCACATCCAGAGCCGCATATTTGGAGATGGCTGTCGAGCCTACCCAAGCGATGTCTGGAGGGGAGCCTGCATTGACCTGCGTATCGAGCTTCTGCGTCATGTCCTCCCAGCTCGCTGGTTCGATCTTCAACGTCAGATGAGGATACTTTTCATTGAATTCCTTCTCCATGTCCTTAAACCGCGCTTGATAATTGGCCGATACCGGGGGCAATAGCGCGGTGATCGTATCCGATTGCAACTCGGAGCCGCCATTGCTGCTGCCAGAGCCGCCTGTACTCGGAGCGGTCGAGCCGCCATTTCCATTTCCTCCACAGGCCGTTAATACAGATAACAGCATGATGACGGATACCAACAGTGTGACTGCACGGAATTTGTTCTTCATAAGATAATAGCCTCCCTTTGGTCTGTATGTTCTTACCTAAGCCAATGACGCGATCGCCTGCTTCAACCGCCCGCTATTTACGTAAAGCGCTTGTTCAGCTTCCTTTGCATCCAGTCCTGTTTTTAGCATCATTATAGCCAACTTGCAGTTCATCGATGCTCTCTCCAGGGTAGCCGCAGCGGTCGATGCGTCTACATCGGTCGTGCTCATGATGATACGGATGGAGCGATCGATCAGCTTCACATTGCTTGCCTTCAGATCGACCATCAAGTTGTTGTACGTCTTGCCCAGCTTCACCATCGTGCAGGTCGTCAGCATATTCAGCACCAGCTTCTGAGCGGTTCCCGCCTTCAGGCGCGTCGAGCCGCTGATGACCTCTGCCCCGACAACGGGGGAAATACATACATCTACAATCGGCTCGAACTTCGAGCCCTTGTTATTGCAGACGCCGATCGTAGCCGCCCCCCGCTCCTTGGCCTTCGCCAGAGCTGCAATCACGTAGCTGGCACTGCCGCTTGCCGAGATTCCGATTACGACATCCTGGTTCGTCACGCCGATGCTCTCGATTAATGCAATCCCTTCATCCGCATCGTCTTCACAGCCCTCCACCGCATTGCGCAACGCGATGTCGCCGCCAGCGATGAAGCCTTGCACCAGGGAGGGGTCCGTGCCGAAGGTCGGAGGACACTCGGACGCATCGAGCACGCCTAGCCTGCCTGATGTCCCCGCTCCTACATAGAACATTCTCCCACCATTAGACAACCTCTGGTGAAGAATATCCACCGCCCTTGCAATCTGTGGAATTTCCTTCGCGATCGCTGCGGGAACGAGGGCATCCTGTTGGTTCATAAGTTGAACCATCTGCTCCGTTGTGCATTCATCGATCATTAACGTATCCGGATTCACAGCCTCTGTTGTTAATCCCGCCAGGTAATCATTCATTGCCATCCTCCTTCTAGTTAACCTCCTTCTTCCCCAGGCGTGTCTGCTAACTCGCGATAGGGTCATCCTCCACTGCTGTATCGTGGAGAGTAATAAACTGACACATAGTTAATCTTATGTGTTAGATTACTTAACAAAATTCATAATCTTATACTAATACAACCATCATGATTCGTCAATATTTTTTGAAATATAATTTCAATTAAAATTAAAAATCTGATTATTTATTTCAGTTTCTTATACATCCTGTTATATCACATTTTTAAACCGCTTACAAGACATGGACCGCAATTTCATCAATCGCTTACATGCTGCTATGGTGCCCCGTCGGTCAATAGGTTAGATGCTCGGTGCCTCCCCTTACCGAATATTCGATCGGATGGCACAACAAAGAAAGCATTGATCCTCGATGAATGCTCCACTGCAATGGCGGGATATATAAAAATAAGGGAGGCTCAAGAGAGCTCTCCCTGGGTAACGCGCGTCGTGATAAGCTTAATTGCGAAGCTTCCTCTTCAATATATTGTGCGTCTTGGTGAGGTATGTTTTGACTTGGTCATATTCCGCGCTGGCAACGCCGGCAAACAAGATGTCGATGATCGTCAGCATTGCAATACGCGAGCCCATGGCGCCACTGCGAATGGTAATCTCCGGCGTGGAGATGCTCAGCACGATGTCTGCCCGCTCTGCAAGCTCGCTCTTGTTATACTTCGTAATGGCGATACACTTCACCTTGTTCTTCTGGGCAATGTCGAGCGCATCCAGTATATCGCTCGTTGCGCCCGAGTTGGAGATGAAGATCGCGACATCGTCTTGTGCAAGTAACGTGGCTGCTGTAAGCTGGCTATGTCCATCCGTATAGGCATGACACATCTTATTAATTCGCGAGAACTTCTGCTGCCCATCCATACAGATTAAGCCGGAGGCGCCGATGCCGAAGAACACAATTCGCTTGCTATGGCATAGCAGCTCTACAGCTCGTGCGATCTCCTTGCGATCAATGACACTGAGCGTATCCTCGATAGACTTGCAATTATTCAGAGAAATATTGGAAATGATGGTTGACAGGTCATCGCCTGGTTGAATATCCGTATACTGCGCCTTCGCATCCTCATCCCGCGAGCCGAGAGAAGCCGATATACTCACAATGAAATTGCGATAGCCGCTGTAGCCCATCGTCTTGCAGAACCGAAGGACCGATGCATCGCTAGTCTTACTTGCCTGAGCCAACTCCTTAATCGATAGATGCGGAATTTCCTCCGTATTTTCTAAGATGTAATCCCCGACCAAGCGTTCCACTGGCGTAAAGCTATCTCTCATCTCACGGATTTTAATAAATACATTGTCATTTAAGCTCATAATCTACCTACTCTAGATTTAATTAACACCTTGGATCTTCAATATTATCATATACAATCTAGAATATCGAATTCAATAGCAAATTACATCGTGCCAGTATTAACCATGCGCGGCGCGATGGAGGCCCGGGCGCGATGGGAGCCATTGATTACTTGGCAGAATGGAGTACATCTCGAACCAGAAAGTCAGTGATGAGTTCATTCACACGGTCAGATTGCTCATGATTGATTCCATGACCTGCATTAGGAACAATAATATACGGAATCTGGTGGAGCTCCAAGGATTGGATAGCTGAAGGATAATGACTTAGCTTATCGTGTTCGCCTATCAGGAATAGAGATTTTTCCTTCAATATCGACAGCTCCTCCTTCGTAAACCTCCGATACTTGTGGTACATCATCGTTCGATTATTAAAATACTTGAGCAAGTACGTCCAATGCGTCATGATCTCGGGATTGTCTTCGAATACCGCGGAGGTGTTCGGCGCACAGAGCTTTCTTAGCAGCTTTCTCGTTGTTTTCTCGGATGCGGGCAGCAGCGCTTCGGGCAGAAACACCATGGCCATGCGCAGCATATTGGTTTTGATCCCTCCTGCCATACCGACCATCTTCATCACTTTGGCAGGGTTCGTTATCGTATAATACGAGGCCAAATAGGCGCCATTGGAGACACCTGCGACGTGAACGGCCTCCAGCTTAAACCATGCCAGAATCTCATCGATCCACACGGCTGCATCAAAGCTCTTCTTATACGTCTCATTAGGCACACTCTTGCCGGGGCCTCCCATCGTATCGATCGCAATCACATAAAAATGTCTGGCTAGCGCTTGAATGTTATAGACCCACATCAACGCCGAGTTGTCCCCGACTCCGTGAAATAGCAAGAGCGGCGGGCGCTCCGCTGCTCCGGCAACCACGACATGCGTGACACCGAACCGGGATGGAATGTCCACCTCCTGCACAGGCACTTGCCATTGCCCCAGCAAGTTCTGATAGGACTGAACGATCAGGTCTTTGCCAGCTTCGCTTTTATAAGGACTGATAGGCATGTGAACATCTCCGTTCATAGTATACGCTCATAACGCCCTCAATTCGTCCAGGAGGGCAGGACGCTTATTGTATTGCCTGGTGAGTTGCTCTACCAACTGCTGCATATTCTGTCTTCCCACGATCTTGCCATAGTGCTTGAGCAGCCTGCATACTCCCCGATACTGCTTGCGGTTCACGGAGGATTGGGCAGTGCTTAGAATAAACGCCCTGTAGATCTCGTTCACTTCCTGCGGATAAACTCCTGATAGCCGCTCTGCATAATCGACGATGCTAGTTGGACGGCTCTTGACATAAGCCAGCATCTCCGGGAAATCTTGTTTGTCCTCAATCAGTAACAGATACGTTTGGGTAGCATACCAGTACCTCGCCGCCTTGAGTTCGGATTAGAGCCCACACGCCGATGTCAGGTCATATTGAATTGAAAGTTCGACATTTTTCCCAATTTTTCCTGCTAATTGAGACAGAGAAACTAACGAAAATATGACAGTATCCAAC contains:
- a CDS encoding carbohydrate ABC transporter permease; this translates as MSQHVAKRKRLKLESDSGWGYAFIAIALIAFSLFTAYPVINAFIISLQEYRPLGSTFIGLENFTNSFTDDLFWKALKNTLVYTILSVPVNILLSFVIAILIIPFKKRTQTIFKAIYYLPAVASGVALAVVWLWIFDPLKSGIANQVVGFFGISNQNWLGSSATAMFSLVLMSWLSSHGTAIIIYLAALLGIDNSYYEAAEIDGATFLQKLWYIVVPFLKPTTLFLLVTGIIGSFQVFQNAYLMTGGGPDHATTMVGLLIFNNAFTYFEFGQAAAQSLILATIIACISFLQFKFLGNDVEY
- a CDS encoding ABC transporter substrate-binding protein is translated as MKNKFRAVTLLVSVIMLLSVLTACGGNGNGGSTAPSTGGSGSSNGGSELQSDTITALLPPVSANYQARFKDMEKEFNEKYPHLTLKIEPASWEDMTQKLDTQVNAGSPPDIAWVGSTAISKYAALDVLLDLNKVLADDVKADYDEVAMKYFQLGDAQYGLPAYLAIHSIGGNKQFLEEAGVDWKNVQQNGWTYDQFREAIQKGVVKNDKGETTRYGFVFATSGVTSKDYLGIMAKSAGLPDYFDTNLKFSYTSKNFLGLLEAIRQMIDDGSMPKELSSIDAGKRWNMFLTGQTMITGKGLATFENSARLNNEKLKANDGSAVADSIETEYIALPVPSFNGADYIPTSVVDGYIALRGKKAPSEEHIKNIGLAIHFLSSGSIAANYSNELFLTPITESARNSAVLEQYPRNEDNIKADQLMMSKAVPARTDIPTDLAAAALKIETEVIVPKLQALLANEITPQQMYDAVKAAAIKSFGEDGIVVD
- a CDS encoding MurR/RpiR family transcriptional regulator, whose product is MSLNDNVFIKIREMRDSFTPVERLVGDYILENTEEIPHLSIKELAQASKTSDASVLRFCKTMGYSGYRNFIVSISASLGSRDEDAKAQYTDIQPGDDLSTIISNISLNNCKSIEDTLSVIDRKEIARAVELLCHSKRIVFFGIGASGLICMDGQQKFSRINKMCHAYTDGHSQLTAATLLAQDDVAIFISNSGATSDILDALDIAQKNKVKCIAITKYNKSELAERADIVLSISTPEITIRSGAMGSRIAMLTIIDILFAGVASAEYDQVKTYLTKTHNILKRKLRN
- the murQ gene encoding N-acetylmuramic acid 6-phosphate etherase: MNDYLAGLTTEAVNPDTLMIDECTTEQMVQLMNQQDALVPAAIAKEIPQIARAVDILHQRLSNGGRMFYVGAGTSGRLGVLDASECPPTFGTDPSLVQGFIAGGDIALRNAVEGCEDDADEGIALIESIGVTNQDVVIGISASGSASYVIAALAKAKERGAATIGVCNNKGSKFEPIVDVCISPVVGAEVISGSTRLKAGTAQKLVLNMLTTCTMVKLGKTYNNLMVDLKASNVKLIDRSIRIIMSTTDVDASTAAATLERASMNCKLAIMMLKTGLDAKEAEQALYVNSGRLKQAIASLA
- a CDS encoding alpha/beta fold hydrolase encodes the protein MPISPYKSEAGKDLIVQSYQNLLGQWQVPVQEVDIPSRFGVTHVVVAGAAERPPLLLFHGVGDNSALMWVYNIQALARHFYVIAIDTMGGPGKSVPNETYKKSFDAAVWIDEILAWFKLEAVHVAGVSNGAYLASYYTITNPAKVMKMVGMAGGIKTNMLRMAMVFLPEALLPASEKTTRKLLRKLCAPNTSAVFEDNPEIMTHWTYLLKYFNNRTMMYHKYRRFTKEELSILKEKSLFLIGEHDKLSHYPSAIQSLELHQIPYIIVPNAGHGINHEQSDRVNELITDFLVRDVLHSAK